CGTTTTTTGCCGTGTTTCTGGACTTTGGCTGGACGGAACGCTTCGGACATCCCTTCAACACCTTCGTCCTGACGGGAGTCCTTGCAGGGTATACGACCTTCAGCGCCCTGGCTCTCGATACGACCAAGCTCATTCACTCCCAAAAGGCCTCCCTCGCCTTGATATATTTGTTCGGGACCATTGTCTTGGCGTTCGTCGCCGCCTTGCTTGGGGCAGCGTTTGCGTCCGGAATGGTATAAGGAATCCCGGTTTTCATGCTTCACCAAATGATCTTGGTATTTTTGGGAGGAGCCATCGGGGCAGCTATGCGGGAA
This region of Nitrospira sp. MA-1 genomic DNA includes:
- a CDS encoding CrcB family protein; its protein translation is MRGSDLILASLGGGIGSLARWLVGVAIGKWYGGTFPLATFLLNISGAFLIAFFAVFLDFGWTERFGHPFNTFVLTGVLAGYTTFSALALDTTKLIHSQKASLALIYLFGTIVLAFVAALLGAAFASGMV